AAAACAGTGGATGGCCAGGCAAGCCACGCAACGTTGGTACTTCGCTGGCAAAGGGCGAATACGTTTTCTACGCGGACTCTGACGATACGTTAGGCACCGAAGCTCTGCGTCGAATGCGCGACTTCGCCCTAGAACATGATGTTGATGTGCTCGCTCCAAAGCTGGTTCCTGTTGGTGGCCGAGTGATTCGAACCTCGCTGTTCTCATCGACTCAGGTTGATGTGCCCCTTGAGCAGATCTTTGCCACCCTCATGCCACAGAAACTCATTCGCCGCCAGATGATCCTGGATCATGATCTTCGTTTTGCTGAAGAGAAAGTGCGTCTTGAAGACGGCATGGTGTTGGCCGGATGCTACTTGCACGCCAAACGAGTCAGCGTCCTGGCTGACTACGAGTACTACTACATCCGCGAACGCGGCGATGGAAACAACATCAGTGCTCAGCCATTTGAACCTAAGGGTTATGTAGAGTCCATGACCCATATCAGCAACACCATTCGCGATAACACCACCGATGACCCAGAGCTGGGCCGCCGATTGATTGCTGGACTGTTCAAGCGCAAGGGTCTGAAGTTCTTCGTTGGCGATCGCTTCTTGAAGTACCGTGAAGCACGCGCCAAGTTGTGGACGGCTGCTTTCGGCCCATATGTCCAAGAATTCTTGGCCGAGCGCACCAACGAAGTGCTCAGCGACCAAGATACTGCCAAGGCCAAAGCAATTATGGCTGGGGACTATGAACAGCTGAAGTTGCTGGCGGCTAAGGACGAACAGGTCGCCGAGCGGCCCGAACTGACCAAGGCCACTGCGAAGAGCGATCATTTTGAATTGCACTTCACTAGCCCGGGTGTTGGACCGACCCCACGCGCCCTTTACATCGATGAACGAGAAAGCGAGCGCCGCCTGCAATTCGAGGTCGCCGAACAGGGTAAAGGGCGTTACATTGCAAAGATCCCGTTTGCGGCTTTGGCGGCACAAAAGTTGGGCATCGGCGATATTCATGT
The nucleotide sequence above comes from Glutamicibacter sp. B1. Encoded proteins:
- a CDS encoding glycosyltransferase family 2 protein, producing MALFRRRNKASNDNVSHVEAALPPEAPKPQEVQPVVAQAKPVQQAEAPAAAEAESKPAGIFVSVIIPVYNSMPYLTELLNSLELQDLDKSLYEVIAVNDGSTDFGGEILDVYAKRNANFTVVHQENSGWPGKPRNVGTSLAKGEYVFYADSDDTLGTEALRRMRDFALEHDVDVLAPKLVPVGGRVIRTSLFSSTQVDVPLEQIFATLMPQKLIRRQMILDHDLRFAEEKVRLEDGMVLAGCYLHAKRVSVLADYEYYYIRERGDGNNISAQPFEPKGYVESMTHISNTIRDNTTDDPELGRRLIAGLFKRKGLKFFVGDRFLKYREARAKLWTAAFGPYVQEFLAERTNEVLSDQDTAKAKAIMAGDYEQLKLLAAKDEQVAERPELTKATAKSDHFELHFTSPGVGPTPRALYIDERESERRLQFEVAEQGKGRYIAKIPFAALAAQKLGIGDIHVKYDHAETRRIRVPANVKEATASGVRVYRTIKGALSIDLRKSTLV